In a genomic window of Phaenicophaeus curvirostris isolate KB17595 chromosome Z, BPBGC_Pcur_1.0, whole genome shotgun sequence:
- the LOC138733113 gene encoding LOW QUALITY PROTEIN: bromodomain adjacent to zinc finger domain protein 1A-like (The sequence of the model RefSeq protein was modified relative to this genomic sequence to represent the inferred CDS: inserted 1 base in 1 codon), which translates to MLLLHRKPFVREQPPADVQPDERVFYCRVTNEIFRNYDDFFERTILCNSLVWSCAVTGKTGLTYQEALESEKKARQNLQRFPEALIIPVLYLATLTHRSRLHEICDEIFAYVKDRYFVGETVEVVRNNGARLQCKILEVIAPAHHNGMANGHASSTDIDTIVISDSDDSEAHSSSAQNGRKXIIDPSLFKYKVQPIKKDLYETVIVKASQLSRRKHLFSRDRLKLFLKQHCEPHDGVIKTKTTSVEKYNLAEKSFSDFFPDDPPTFIFSPASRRRGRPPKRPSTSLEEKITAERNSQGKESKVAREKMRFQKQKEDMQAMAFEKAKLKQEKADALEAKKREKEDKEKKREELKKIVEEERMKKKEEKERLKIEKEKEREKLREEKRRYVEYLKQWSKPREDMECDDLKELPVPMPVKTRLPPEIFGDALMVLEFLYAFGELFDLQDEFPEGVTLEVLEEALVGNDTEGPRCELLFFFLTAIFQAMAEEEEEVAKDQIADAETKDLTEALDEDADPTKSALSAVATLAAAWPQLHQGCNLKNLDLDSCTLSEILRLHILASGADVTSANAKYRYQKRGGFDATDDTCMELRLSNPGLLKKLSSTSVYDLLPGEKMKILHALCGKLLTLVSTRDFIEDSVDVLRQAKQEFRELKAEQHRKEREAAAARIRKRKEERLKEQELKMKEKQDKLKEEEQRNPPVEVSVGEEEREDLDTSTESKEIEPKEQDMDTVTEDEEELGPNKKRARGRRGKNGYKEFTRQEETTCEKSEPLTAEDKEALKQEQQKKEKELLEKIQNATACTNITPLGRDRLYRCYWIFPSVPGLFIEEDYSGLTEDMLLPRTSSFQSSVQSCTNEPQVFSKTGESLKSSESTSNVDQDSHASVVVEVPRPVYKPNRWCFYNSREQLDQLIEALNSQGHRESALKETLLQEKGRIYEQLSSFPVEKLHIPDKPQSDIRPPSGRGRMQNAHDGSHVSAEKQLELRLRDFLLDIEDRIYQGTLGAIKVADRQSWRAALEHGRYEFLNDENKENGIIKTVNEEAEEIETDDPDKFIVKDRLVGLKTEAPSAASASTSTPQPVNNVVHYLASALLQIEQGIERRFLKVPLDASDGGRSYKTVLDRWRESLLSSTSLSQVFFHLSTLDRSVIWSKSILNARCKVCRKKGDAESMVLCDGCDRGYHTYCIRLSFLTVPLPHWFCPECRPKQRSRRLSSRQRPSVESDEETAEWLREGGEDAHYGEMGQSEDEHYEEEQVEEDESQEEDEISPSKQGRPQVKFPLKMRAAKLNNPFSSRNCQRQARYASRSQQHTLKQTEPSPKVTRRGLRNIKSTPPSVTEPSLRLNSRTTHQSQSSLQADVFVELLSPRRRRRGGKSADNTLESSPSNSLGFRIVDTPDSNERLRKYPVSASKLSLPVTEPKRRGRKRQSTESSPQVSLNRRSSGRQGGVHELSAFEQLVVELVRHDDSWPFMKLVSKIQVPDYYDIIKKPIALNIIREKVNKCEYKLASEFIEDVELMFLNCFEYNPCNTSEAKAGTRLQAFFHIQAQKLGLPITSGNVDHTAPAAKKSRI; encoded by the exons atgctgctgctgcaccgAAAGCCCTTCGTTCGGGAGCAGCCCCCCGCCGACGTGCAGCCGGATGAGCGCGTCTTCTACTGCAGGGTCACCAACGAGATCTTCAGGAACTACGATGATTTTTTTGAACGCACTATTCTGTGCAACAGCCTTGTGTGGAGCTGTgctgtcacaggcaaaacaggaCTCACATATCAAGAAGCACTGGAATCAGAGAAGAAGGCCAGACAGAATCTTCAGCGTTTTCCAGAGGCGCTCATTATTCCAGTTCTCTATTTAGCCACCCTTACCCATCGTTCCCGACTTCATGAGATCTGTGATGAAATCTTTGCTTATGTCAAGGATCGGTATTTTGTTGGTGAAACAGTGGAAGTAGTTAGAAATAATGGTGCAAGGTTGCAGTGTAAGATTTTGGAAGTCATTGCTCCAGCCCATCACAATGGAATGGCGAACGGCCATGCCAGCAGCACTGATATAGATACAATCGTCATCAGCGACAGCGACGACTCAGAAGCACACAGTAGCTCTGCACAGAATGGGAGAA CCATAATTGATCCTTCTTTGTTTAAATACAAAGTTCAACCTATTAAAAAAGACCTATATGAAACTGTTATTGTTAAAGCATCTCAACTAAGCCGGAGGAAACATCTCTTTTCTCGTGATAGACTTAAACTTTTTCTGAAGCAACACTGTGAACCGCATGATGGAGTCATTAAAACTAAGACAACATCAGTTGAAAAATATAATCTAGCAGAAAAAAGTTTCTCCGACTTCTTTCCTGATGACCCACCCACATTTATCTTCAGTCCTGCAAGCAGACGGCGAGGGAGACCTCCAAAGAGGCCATCTACAAGTCTTGAGGAAAAGATTACTGCTGAACGAAATagccaaggaaaagaaagtaaagtaGCAAGGGAAAAGATGAGATTCCAGAAGCAAAAAGAAGATATGCAGGCCATGGCTTTTGAAAAAGCTAAACTGAAACAAGAGAAAGCAGATGCTCTAGAAGctaagaaaagggagaaagaagataaggaaaaaaagagagaagaattaaagaagattgtggaagaagaaaggatgaagaagaaagaggagaaagagagactcaaaatagaaaaggaaaaagaaagagagaagctacgtgaagaaaaaagaagatatgTGGAATACCTGAAACAGTGGAGTAAGCCTAGAGAAGATATGGAATGTGATGACCTTAAGGAACTTCCTGTTCCAATGCCAGTGAAGACAAGACTTCCTCCTGAGATCTTTGGTGATGCTCTGATGGTTTTGGAATTTTTATATGCTTTTGGGGAACTTTTTGATCTTCAAGATGAATTTCCTGAAGGAGTGACTTTAGAAGTGTTAGAGGAAGCTCTTGTAGGAAATGACACTGAAGGCCCACGGTGTGaattgctgtttttcttcctgactGCCATCTTTCAGGCAATGGccgaagaggaagaggaagtgGCCAAAGATCAAATAGCTGATGCTGAGACCAAAGATTTAACAGAGGCTTTGGATGAAGATGCAGACCCCACAAAATCTGCACTGTCTGCAGTTGCAACTTTGGCAGCTGCATGGCCCCAGTTACACCAGGGCTGCAATTTGAAAAACCTGGATCTTGATAGCTGCACTCTTTCTGAGATTCTCAGACTTCACATTCTAGCATCAGGTGCTGATGTAACATCAGCCAATGCAAAATACCGTTACCAGAAACGAGGCGGGTTTGATGCTACTGATGATACTTGCATGGAGCTGAGATTAAGTAATCCTGGTCTCTTAAAGAAACTTTCAAGTACCTCAGTGTATGATTTGTTGCCAGGAGAAAAGATGAAGATCCTCCATGCCCTCTGTGGGAAACTTCTGACTCTGGTCTCCACACGAGATTTCATCGAGGACTCTGTTGATGTGTTACGACAGGCAAAACAGGAGTTCAGAGAATTAAAAGCAGAACAGCATCGCAAAGAGcgagaggcagcagcagcaaggatacgtaaaaggaaagaagaaaggttaAAAGAACAAgagttaaaaatgaaagagaaacaagataagctgaaggaagaagagcaaagaaatcCTCCTGTAGAAGTATCTGTTGGGGAGGAGGAACGGGAAGACCTTGATACTAgtacagaaagcaaagaaattgaACCTAAAGAGCAAGACATGGACACAGTGacagaggatgaagaagagCTGGGACCAAACAAGAAGCGagcaagaggaagaagagggaaaaatggaTACAAAGAATTTACAAGACAAGAAGAGACCACTTGTGAAAAGAGTGAACCTCTAACTGCTGAAGACAAAGAAGCTTTAAAACAGGAGcaacaaaagaaagagaaggaactATTAGAAAAGATTCAGAATGCAACAGCCTGCACAAATATCACCCCATTAGGTCGTGACCGCCTGTACCGATGCTACTGGATTTTCCCCTCTGTTCCTGGACTGTTTATAGAAGAGGACTATTCTGGTCTTACAGAAGACATGTTGTTGCCTCGAACCTCTTCCTTTCAGAGTAGTGTACAGTCTTGCACAAATGAACCTCAGGTATTCAGTAAAACTGGAGAGTCTTTGAAATCCTCTGAATCTACCTCCAATGTTGACCAAGATTCACATGCCAGTGTTGTTGTAGAGGTGCCAAGGCCAGTATATAAACCAAACCGTTGGTGCTTTTACAATTCTCGGGAACAACTGGACCAACTCATAGAGGCTCTCAATTCCCAAGGACATAGGGAGAGTGCCTTAAAAGAAACTCTTCTACAAGAGAAAGGTAGAATATATGAACAACTAAGCAGTTTTCCTGTGGAAAAACTCCATATTCCAGACAAACCTCAAAGTGACATCAGACCTCCCTCAGGACGGGGAAGGATGCAGAATGCCCATGATGGATCTCATGTATCTGCGGAGAAGCAACTTGAACTGAGGCTTAGAGACTTCCTTTTGGACATTGAAGACAGGATCTACCAAGGAACCCTGGGTGCGATTAAGGTTGCAGACAGACAGTCTTGGAGAGCAGCCTTAGAACATGGGCGGTATGAGTTTCTGaatgatgaaaacaaagaaaatggtatAATTAAAACTGTGAatgaagaagctgaagaaatagaaactgatgaTCCAGATAAGTTTATTGTGAAAGACAGACTCGTTGGGTTAAAAACTGAAGCTCCAAGTGCTGCATCAGCAAGTACAAGTACTCCTCAGCCAGTCAATAATGTGGTCCATTACTTGGCATCTGCACTGCTTCAGATAGAACAAGGGATTGAGCGCAGGTTTCTCAAAGTGCCTCTTGATGCCAGTGATGGTGGACGATCCTATAAAACAGTTTTGGATCGCTGGAGAGAGTCGCTTCTTTCTTCTACCAGCTTGTCCCAAGTCTTCTTTCATCTGTCTACACTGGATCGAAGTGTCATCTGGTCTAAGTCCATCCTCAATGCTCGCTGTAAAGTATGTCGAAAGAAGGGCGATGCAGAAAGCATGGTGCTGTGTGATGGCTGTGACCGAGGCTATCATACTTACTGTATCAGGCTGTCATTCCTGACTG TCCCACTCCCACACTGGTTTTGTCCAGAGTGTCGACCGAAACAGCGCTCTAGACGCCTCTCCTCTAGACAGAGACCTTCTGTGGAAAGTGATGAAGAAACTGCTGAATGGCtaagagaagggggagaagatGCACACTATGGTGAAATGGGACAAAGTGAGGATGAGCACTATGAAGAAGAGCAAGTCGAGGAGGATGAATCTCAAGAGGAAGATGAGATAAGCCCATCAAAGCAAGGAAGACCCCAGGTCAagtttccattaaaaatgagaGCAGCCAAACTCAACAACCCATTCTCAAGTCGGAACTGCCAGCGTCAGGCAAGATATGCTTCTCGGAGTCAGCAACACACACTTAAGCAAACTGAACCTTCACCTAAAGTTaccaggagaggtttaaggAATATAAAATCAACCCCTCCATCGGTGACAGAGCCTTCTTTAAGACTTAATAGCCGGACCACTCATCAGAGCCAAAGTTCGTTACAAGCAGATGTATTTGTGGAATTACTCAGTCCTCGAAGAAGACgaagaggaggaaagagtgCTGATAACACACTGGAAAGCAGCCCTTCCAATTCTCTCGGATTTAGAATTGTTGATACTCCAGACTCGAATGAACGGCTTAGGAAGTATCCAGTTTCTGCCTCAAAGCTTTCTCTTCCTGTTACTGAACCCAAGAGAAGAGGCAGGAAACGACAATCCACAGAATCATCTCCTCAAGTGTCATTGAACAGGAGAAGTTCAGGACGTCAAGGGGGAGTCCATGAACTCTCAGCTTTTGAACAACTCGTAGTGGAACTGGTACGACATGATGACAGCTGGCCTTTCATGAAACTGGTTTCTAAAATCCAGGTACCAGACTACTATGATATCATCAAAAAACCTATTGCCTTAAATATAATCCGTGAAAAGGTGAACAAATGTGAATATAAGTTAGCATCGGAATTCATTGAAGACGTTGAGCTGATGTTTTTGAACTGCTTTGAATACAACCCTTGTAACACAAGCGAAGCAAAAGCTGGAACTAGACTTCAAGCTTTCTTCCACATTCAGGCTCAAAAGCTTGGACTTCCGATCACATCTGGTAATGTGGACCACACCGCTCCTGCGGCAAAGAAGTCACGAATCTAA